Genomic DNA from Mycobacterium stomatepiae:
CATCGCTCATTTCTCTATTGTCGACGGCGCGGGTCATCTTGTGGCTCAGCCCTTTACCAGGGACCGCTCCAGGATAGGGGCCAGATCCAGACCGGTCGGCATGGTGCCGAACGCACCACCCCATTGCCCGTCCAGACGCGTCGCCAGGAATGCCTCGGCCACAGCGGGGTGGCCGTGACGCACCAGCAGCGAACCCTGCAGGGCCAGGCAGATGTCCTCGGCGACCTTGCGGGCGCGGTACTGGATGGTGTCGAAGTCGCTCAGGTCGTGCCGGAGCCGTTCGACGTGGCTGCCCAGCCGCGGATCCTGGTGCGTGCTCTCTTCCAGCTCGGCGAACAGCACCTCGACGCATTCGGGCCGAGTTGCCATGGCGCGCAAGGTGTCCAGCGCACTGACGTTGCCGGATCCTTCCCAGATGCCCATCAGCGGCGCCTCGCGGTACAGGCGCGGCATGCCGGACTCTTCGACGTAGCCGTTGCCGCCCAGGCATTCGAGCGCTTCGGCGGCGTGCGGGGTAGAGCGCTTGCACACCCAGTACTTGCTGGCCGCCAGGCCGATGCGGCGCAGCAGGGCTTCCTTCTCGTCCCCGCGCAACGCGGCGTCGGTGGCACCGGCCATCCGCATCGCGACGATCGTGGCGGCCTCGGCCTCGACGGCCAGGTCGGCGAGCACGTTGCGCATCAGCGGCTGATCAATCAGGTAGGCGCCGAACGCTTTCCGATGCTGGGCGTGGTGGATGGCACGGGTCAGCCCGGTACGCATGCTGGTGGCGCTGCCCAGGGTGCAGTCCAGGCGGGTCAGGTTGACCATCTCGATGATGGTCGGCACCCCGCGCCCCTCCTCGCCCACCAGCCAGGCGGTGGCGCCGTCGTATTCCACCTCGCTCGAGGCGTTGGCGTGGTTGCCGAGCTTGTCTTTGAGTCGCTGCAGGAACATCCGGTTGCGGGTGCCGTCGGGCAGGATGCGCGGCAGCATGAAGCACGACAATCCGCCGGGCGCCTGCGCGAGGACCAGGAAGATGTCGCACATCGGCGCCGAGGTGAACCATTTGTGGCCGATCAGGCTGTAGGTGCCGTCGCCGTTGGGGGTCGCCTGGGTGGTGCCGGCGCGCACGTCGGAGCCACCCTGCTTCTCGGTCATCGACATACCCGCGGTGATGCCGGCCTTCGTGGTGGCCAGTTTGAGTTCCGGGTCGTACTCGCGACTGGTCAGCAACGGCTCGTAGACGGCCGCCAGCTCGGGGTTGTAGCGCAGCGCCGGGACGACGGCATACGTCATCGAGATCGGGCAGACGTGGCCCGGCTCGACGTTCCACGCCGATGTCTTCGCGGCCCGGACCACGTGAGCGCCCGGGCGGTCGTCGGCCCACGGCGCCGCGTGCATGCCGTGCGCGATCGCCGCGCGCATCAACTCGTGGTAAGCCGGGTCGAACTCGACCTCGTCGACCCGGTGCCCGGTGCGGTCGTGCGTATGCAGGATGGGCTGATTGCGGTCGGCGAGCTCGCCCCAGCGCTGGGCTTCGCGACTGGCCGACAAAGCCCCCACCGCGTGCACCTCGTCCAGTCCCCACTGCCCGCCCTCGCGGATCAGGGCCTCGACGAGCATCGGTGAGGTGGCGGGGTTGTAGTTCTCCAGCGGCGGAACCTGGTTGGTGACGACATGCGTGTCTGACATGCCACCCATATTACAGTTTTCCAACAACCGCACAAGAGGTGTAATGCGCTGGTCTGGGGCTCAGGCGTTGGCGTTCTCGCGCAGGAACGCGATGTCGTCTTTGCGGCCCTCGTCGGACGTTTCGCAGATCACCGGCGCGCCCGCGGCCTTGACCGCCGCGACCAGCAAGTCGGGATCGATCTGGCTGGTGCCCAGGTTGGCGTGCCGGTCCCGGCCCGAGCCCGCCTCGTCCTTGGAGTCGTTGCAGTGCACCAGATCGATCCGTCCGGTGATGGCCTTGATCCGATCGACGGCATCGACCAGCGCCTCGCCGGCCGCCCACGTGTGGCAGGTGTCCAGGCAGAAGCCAATTCCACTGTCGCCGATGACATCCCACAACCTGGCGATGGTGTCGAAGTGGCGGGCCATCGCGTGGTCCCCGCCCGCCGTGTTTTCCAAAAACACCGGCACGGTGGATTCCAGCTGATCGAGCGCCTTGCGCCAGCGCTGAAAACCCTCGTCGAGGTCGTTGTCGTCGGCGACGTGGCCGCCGTGCACGATGACCGCCGCGGCGCCGATGTCGGCGGCCGCATCGCACGTCTGCTGCAGGATCTTGCGCGACGGGATCCGTACCTTGTTGTTCGCCGACGCGACATTGATCAGGTAGGGCGCATGTACGTAGATCGGCAGCGCGGCGGCCTTCAGCACGGCGGCGTCCTCGCGGGGCTTGGGCGCCTTCCAACTCTGCGGGTTGCCGAGGAATATCTGTACAACGTCAGCGCCCTCGGCCTCCGCTGCGGCCAGCGGGTCTTGGGGACTGACATGGGAACCGATCAGCACGTTGGCCAGTGTAGTGAGCGGCACCGACGGGCGAGCACGCCGCTGGACCGCGCGGGGAGAACGTGAGATCGCCTGAGCAAACACGGATGCTCGACCGATTCGGCGGTGGATTCGATGCACAGCACTGACTGGATTTGCTGCTTCCCGCCCGCATTCGCGAGCTCATCGAGCGCGATTACTACTCGAAAGTCGACGCGAGCCTGACGCTCGAAGAGGTGGCCAAGGATCCGACCTTTCTGGAGGATCCGATCAGCCACCTCGCGCTGTTCACCGATCACGGCGTGATGCACATGCGCGACGTCGCCCACCGCATCGTCGACATGATCGCGAATGTGTCGGGAGTCAAGATCGACGAGCGGCCGCAGCTTCGGCTGGACTTCATGACGAGCTACGGCTGCCTACTCGCCTACGCCCGTGACATCGGGATGTCCGACCTGAATCCCTTTGGGCGAGCGGTCCATGCGGAGTTCGGCGGGCACGAGGCGTTCGGTGGGGCGGCCTTCGACGAAATCGTCGACATCCTGTGGGAGGAAAACATCGGGAACCTGGCCTGGCGGGTGCTGCGCCTGACCAATGCCGGGGTGTTCGAGGGGCCCCCGCAACCGATCCTGCGTGAACTCGCGTCGCTCGGCTATGCGCACAGCAAGAGCTCCGTGCCCGCCTCCGTACTCAACGGCACCAACGCCCTGCGCGAAAGGATGCTCCACATCCTGAGCCATCCTCTCGAGGCGCTGTACCACGCGAAGCGAGTGACGAAGAGCCGCAACGACGACCAGCGCGCGCATCACCAGGCCGCGCTGCAGCACGCGGCGAGTCCGGAGGCATTGGAAGAGCACCGCGCG
This window encodes:
- a CDS encoding acyl-CoA dehydrogenase family protein, which gives rise to MSDTHVVTNQVPPLENYNPATSPMLVEALIREGGQWGLDEVHAVGALSASREAQRWGELADRNQPILHTHDRTGHRVDEVEFDPAYHELMRAAIAHGMHAAPWADDRPGAHVVRAAKTSAWNVEPGHVCPISMTYAVVPALRYNPELAAVYEPLLTSREYDPELKLATTKAGITAGMSMTEKQGGSDVRAGTTQATPNGDGTYSLIGHKWFTSAPMCDIFLVLAQAPGGLSCFMLPRILPDGTRNRMFLQRLKDKLGNHANASSEVEYDGATAWLVGEEGRGVPTIIEMVNLTRLDCTLGSATSMRTGLTRAIHHAQHRKAFGAYLIDQPLMRNVLADLAVEAEAATIVAMRMAGATDAALRGDEKEALLRRIGLAASKYWVCKRSTPHAAEALECLGGNGYVEESGMPRLYREAPLMGIWEGSGNVSALDTLRAMATRPECVEVLFAELEESTHQDPRLGSHVERLRHDLSDFDTIQYRARKVAEDICLALQGSLLVRHGHPAVAEAFLATRLDGQWGGAFGTMPTGLDLAPILERSLVKG
- a CDS encoding deoxyribonuclease IV — encoded protein: MLIGSHVSPQDPLAAAEAEGADVVQIFLGNPQSWKAPKPREDAAVLKAAALPIYVHAPYLINVASANNKVRIPSRKILQQTCDAAADIGAAAVIVHGGHVADDNDLDEGFQRWRKALDQLESTVPVFLENTAGGDHAMARHFDTIARLWDVIGDSGIGFCLDTCHTWAAGEALVDAVDRIKAITGRIDLVHCNDSKDEAGSGRDRHANLGTSQIDPDLLVAAVKAAGAPVICETSDEGRKDDIAFLRENANA